The genomic DNA CCGGCAACGCCGGGCGCCCGCGTCGGATCGCCTCCGGAGGGTTGTGCGCCGGCCTCGAGTTCACGCTGGCGCGCCTCGAGCAGTTCGAGCACGGGGACGCGCGCGGCATGGCCGGCTTCGTGCACCATCACCGCTTCCAGTTGTTCGGCGTCGAGCGAGCGGATCCGGTGCCGCAGATCGCCGAGTGCCATCTGGTCGTAGTCGGGCAATGGCAGTTCGTCATGGTTTTTGGACATGTGCACCTTCCTCTTTCGGGCTTGCTGTGGCATTCGCCGCCGTGCGTAACGGGGCTCGGACGTCGTGAACCGGTTCGTCGGGGTCCCAGTTGGAGTAGGTGTAGCGCTGTTCCGGTCGGTCCGCGGCCCCCAGCATGAACGCCCGGTGGTAGCGGCCGGGCCGGGCGATGTAGGCCAACCAGGTGGAGATCGTGCTGACGCGGTTCTTCACACCGGTGAGGAAGGCGATGTGGATCAGCCCCCACGCGAGCCATCCGAGCCCGCCGGCGACCCGCAGCGGGCCGAGTTGCAGGAGCGCGTTGCGGTGACTGATGTAGGCCGCCGATCCCAGATCGTGGTAGCGGTAGCGGCGTCGTGGGCGGCCGGCCAGGTCGCGGCGGATGCACCGGGCGGCGTGCAACCCACCCTGCATGGCGTTCTCCGCGACCCCGGGCAGGTTGTCACGTCCGGCGAGATCGCCGATGACGAACACCTCCGGGTGGCCCGCGACCGAGAGGTCGGGTTCCACCTCGATGCGGCCGGACCGGTCGGTGGCGGCGCCGAGCACGTCGGCGACGTGGCGGGCGAAGGGCACCGCCTCGACGCCGGCCGTCCACAGCACCGTACGGGTGGAGAACTCGACGGACGGGTCGCCGTTCTTCGGGGTGACAGTGGCGCCGTCGCGGCGCACGTCGGTGACGTGCACGCCGAGATGCATCTCCACACCCAGCTCCCGGAGCGAGGCGGTGGCCTTCTCCGACAGTTCGGGCGCGAAGCTCTTGAGCACCCGTTGCCCGCCGTCGAACAGCAGCACTCGGGCCTCACCCGGGTCGATGTGGTGGAACTCGTTGGCCAGCGTGCGCGTCGCCATCTCCCGGATCTGACCCGCCAATTCGACACCGGTGGGCCCGCCGCCCGCGACGGCGAAGGTGAGCCAGCTCGCCCGCTCCGGACCGGGCGGCAGGGTTTCGGCGATCTCGAAGGCGATCAGCACCCGCTGCCGGATCTCCAGGGCATCGTCCAGGGTCTTCATGCCCGGCGCCCACTCCGCGAACCGCTCGTTGCCCAGGTAGGACTGCTGCATTCCGACGGCCAGCACCACCACGTCGTAGTCGATGGTGAACGTGGTCTCGTCGGGCCGCAACGCAGTGACGGTGCGGCGGTCGGGGTCGAGCTCGATGGCCTCGCCGAGCAGCGCACGCACATTGGCGCGCCCGGAGAATTCCTCCCGCAGCGGCCGGCTGATGTGCCCGATGCTCAGCTTGCCGGTGGCGCACTGGTACAGCAGGGGTTGGAACAGGTGGCTGGCGGCCCGATCCAGCAGGGTGATCTCGACGTCGGCACGCGCCAGGCGGCGGGCGCAGAACAGCCCGCCGAACCCGCCGCCGATGATCAACACCCTGGGCCGTTTCGGGATCGTCATTCCCCCCCTATTCCCTATCGGCGAAGTTGCAAAAGTAGTCGCCGCAAAATGGTTGCGTGGCAATCACTTCCACCGGGTACCCGGGCGCATGATCTCAGCAGTGCGCACCCTGGTATCCACGATGGCCGCACTGCTCGTGGTGTCGTGTGCCGAGAGTCCGACCTCGCACAGTGAGCCGCCTGGTCAGGGCGTCACCGATGTCGCCACCGGCCTGGCAGTGCCGTGGGGCATCGCGTTTCTGCCCGACGGCAGCGCGCTGATCGCCGAACGCAATACCGGTGCCATCATGCATCGCCTGCCGACTGGCGCCGTCACCGAGGCCGGCCGAGTGGCCGACGTCCAGGCGCGCGGTGAAGGCGGTCTACTGGGATTGGCCACTACGGGGTCCACGGTGTACGCCTATGTGACCACCGGCTCGGACAACCGGGTGGTCCGGGTGGACTTCGACGGTTCAGCGCTGGGAGCCCAGACGCCCATTCTGACGGGAATCCCCGCGGGATCCATTCACGATGGCGGGCGCATCGCGTTCGGGCCGGACGGCAAGCTGTACGTGGCCACCGGCGAACGCGGCACACCTGAACTGGCGCAGGATCTTTCGTCGTTGGGCGGCAAGATTCTGCGGATCAACCCCGACGGGTCCATACCCGCGGACAACCCCGACCCGCAGTCACCGGTGTGGTCCTACGGCCACCGAAACGTGCAGGGGTTGGCGTGGGACCCGGCGGGGCGCATGTGGGCCACGGAGTATGGCGCGCGAACCTGGGATGAACTCAATCTGATCCAACCGGGCGGCAACTACGGGTGGCCGACGGTGGAGGGCCGCGCTGGACGCGACGGCCTGATCGACCCGGTGCTGCAGTGGTCTACCGACGAGGCATCGCCGTCCGGATTGGCCTACCACGCCGGGTCGCTCTGGGTGGCGGCGCTGCGCGGCCAGCGGTTGATCCGGATCCCGGTCGCCGCCGACGGTGCGCTGGGACCGTCGTCTCCGTTGTTCGTCAACCAGTTCGGCCGCTTGCGCACGGTGGTCGGCGCACCCGATGGTTCGCTGTGGTTCACCACGAGCAACCGCGACGGCCGCGGCGACGCCCGAGACGGGGATGACCGGATCCTGCAGTTCCGGGAGTGAGCCGGCGATCAGGTCGGCTCATCGTCCGCCATCGGCCAGCTCGTACTCTTCCGGGGGCGGGGCGTCAGCGGTGCCGGGAACCTCGGTGCCGTTGATGGGGCAACGGGCCGTCTCCGGCATCCGGATCAGCGCCAGAGCGCCGACCACGCACGAGGCCATCATATAGAACGCGGGCCACAGGTTGTTGCCCGTCTCTCCCACCAGCCACTCGTTCACCGCGGGTGCCGTCCCACCGAAGATCGACGTCGAAACGTTGTAGGCGATCGCGAAACCGGCGAACCTCACCTGGGTGGGGAACAGCGCGGGGAACGTCGCTGAGATGGTGGCCAACTGCGGGACGTAGAGCAGACCCAGTACTGCGAAGCCGATCAGAGCTCCGATGGGTCCGGTGGACATCAGCATGAACATCGGCACCACGGCCACGAACAGTCCGACCAGAGACACCCACCACAGCGGCTTGCGGCCCACCCGGTCCGACAGCAGACCTGCGAACGGGAGGAACACCATCATGGCGAGCTGCCCGATGATGGGGATCACCAGCGACATGTCGGTGGACAGCCCGATGGAGGTCTCCAGGTAGGTCGGCATGTAGCTCAGCAGCGTGTAGTTCACGACGTTGAGCGCCACCACCAGACCGGCGAGACGCACGATGGGGCCGCGGTACTGCGTCACCAGACTCCTGAACCCGGAGCTGACGTTCTCGTCCTGCCCGGACTCCTCCAGTTCCCGGTACACCGGGGACTCCTGCAGCTTCGAGCGCAGGTAGAACCCGATGAGCCCCAACGGGGCGGCGATCAGAAACGGGACCCGCCATCCCCACTCCTGCATCTGGTCGTCGGGCAGCACCAGCGAGACGGTGAGCATCAGCAACGCGCCCGCGGAAAAGCCCGCCAGTGTGCCGAATTCCAGGAAGCTGCCCAACAGACCGCGGCGGCGCGAGGGCGCGTACTCGGCCATGAAGGTGGCCGCTCCGCCGTACTCGCCGCCGGTGGAGAAGCCCTGCACCATCCGCAGGACCACCAGCAGCACCGGCGCCCAGAACCCGATGGACGCGTAGGAGGGCACCAGGCCGACGCAGAAGGTGGCCGCAGCCATCAGCAGAATCGTCATGGCCAGGACCCGCTTGCGGCCCAACTTGTCCCCCAGGGGCCCCCAGACGAATCCGCCCAGCGGCCTCATCAGGAAGGACACCGCGAACGTCATCAACGCCAGCAGTGTGCTGCGCTGTGTGTCGCCCGGGAACATCGCCGCCGAAATGTAGGTCACGCCGTAGGCATAGATGCCGTAGTCGAACCATTCGGTGGCGTTGCCGATGGCGGATGCCGCGATGGCTCGTCGCACATCGCGTTTCGGCGGTGCCGGCACCGACGCCGACGCCGACCCGTCCGGTGTTCCTTCTTCGCGGACCATGATTCTCCTCGCGTAGCGGTCGCCGCTGCACACCGAGGCAGCGCGCGCCGGCAGCGGCTGTGTGCACTGCGATATGTCCGCAGCAGACGTGGGGTCGGAATTTCACGTTACAACGGGGGCGTTTTCGTGTGGCGTCCGGCCCCGGTCCGCGCGAGGGAACGGGTGCGCGTCGGGCGACCCGACCGATCTCCGTTCCACGAAACGAGTTCGGATTGTTGCTTTTTCGCGAAAGAGCGCGAATTCCGTTGCAGCACAGCGTTTCTAACGCAGATACGGCAAGACACCACAGCGCCGAAAGATAACGATCCGATAACAGAAGTCGGCGGCGGTTGTGCGCTTGCAGGCGCCGTCTCGGCTGGTGAGGCGCGATATGTGACCACAGTGGCGCAACGACGGTGCCTGGATTCCGGAGCGAAGTCTCGTTACCTTCGCCGTGCCGATTGACGTGAACTGATGATGATGCGAATGGCTGGTTCGGTAGTGGATGACACAGAACGAAGGCGTTCTGACGGCGGTGAGGGCGTCGCTCAGTCGTGGACCTCAAGACCACGAAACGCCACCGCCGAACACAATTCGTGGTCGTCGTTCCTGCGCCATCCCACCGACACCGACGCCTCGGACATGCAGGCGCTGGTGGCCGGCACGGGAATTCTGGATGTCAACTCCACCTACGCGTACCTGCTGCTGGCCAGCGATTTCGCCGAGACCTGCATCATCGCGCGGCGCGACGATGAGGTGTGCGGGCTGGTCACCGGATACCACCCGCCGTCACGACCCGAGGTGTTGTTCGTGTGGCAGGTGGCCGTCGCCGAGCGGGCGCGCGGCACCGGTTTGGCCGTGACCATGCTCGACGAGCTGGTCCGGCGCGTCCGCGATGCCCGGCAGGGCCATCCCATCACTGTCGAGACCACTGTCGCTCCCACCAACGTGCCCTCGCGTGCCCTGTTCGGCGCCTTCGCCCGGCGCCATGGTGTTCCGCTGGTGGAGAAACCACGTTTCGCAGCAGCACAATTCGGCAGCGACGGTGCGCACGAGGACGAACCGACACTGCGCATCGGACCGATCCTCGCCGCCGTCCCAGGCTGACGTCCGCACCGCTGGAGCACGCCCGACACAGTGTCAGAAGAAAGGATTCATGACCGCACAATCGATTGCCGTCCCCACGCTCGAATCACCCATCGCCGAGGTGTTCGCCTCGGTGGAGTCCGAAGTGCGCAGCTACTGTCGCAACTGGCCCACCACCATGGTCACGGCGCAAGGCTCGTGGATCACCGACAGCACCGGACGGCGCTATCTCGACTTCTTCGCCGGCGCCGGCGCACTGAACTACGGCCACAACAATCCGCTGCTCAAACAGGCTCTGATCGACTACTTGGTCAACGACGGTATCGTGCATTCCCTCGACATGGCCACGGCCGCCAAGGCCGATTTCCTCGAGACCTTCGACCAGCTGATCCTGCAGCCCCGGGGTCTCGACTACAAGGTCCAGTTCCCCGGACCGACGGGCGCCAACTCGGTGGAGGCGGCCCTCAAGCTGGCCAGGAAGGTGACCGGCCGCGAGTCGATCATCAGTTTCACCAACGCTTTTCACGGAATGACGCTGGGCGCCCTGTCGGTCACCGGAAACTCGATGAAGCGCGCCGGTGCCGGAATTCCACTGGTGCACGCCACTCCGATGCCCTATGACAACTATTTCGGCGGTATCACCGAGGACTTCCTCTGGTTCGAGCGGGTGCTTGACGATTTTGGTGGCGGGCTCAACACTCCGGCTGCTGTGATCGTCGAGACGGTCCAGGGTGAGGGCGGGCTCAATGTCGCGCGGCCGGAGTGGCTGCGCGCCCTCGCCGACCTCTGCCGGCGCCGCGACATCCTGCTCATCGTCGACGACGTGCAGATGGGCTGCGGCCGGACCGGACCCTTCTTCAGCTTCGAAGACGCCGGCATCGTTCCCGACATCGTCACACTGTCGAAGTCCATCAGCGGGTACGGGTTGCCGATGGCGCTGACGTTGTTACGCCGTGATCTCGATGTGTGGTCCCCCGGAGAGCACAACGGGACCTTCCGCGGACACAACCCGGCCTTCGTCACCGCCACCGTCGCCCTGAAAAACTACTGGGAGACGGCGAATTTCGCCGAGGAAACCAAGACCAAGGGTGATTACCTCCGTCGGCGCCTCGAGGGCATCGCCGACGCACACCCCGGCGTCAGCACCCGGGGCCGGGGCATGGCGCAGGGGCTGAAGTTCGACGACGAGTCGTCGGCAGCCGCCGTGTGCCGGCGGTCCTTCGAGCACGGACTGTTGATGGAGACCAGCGGACCCCGAGACGAGGTGGTGAAGCTGCTGCCTGCTCTGACCACCTCGATCGACGACCTGGACACCGGGCTGGATGTGCTGGCCGAGTCGCTCGCCACCGTGGCGTCCTCCTGACAATCTGACGAAAGGAGTGGGGGTCGATGATCGTTCGAACCACCCATGAGATCACCGGAACCGACCGTGACGTCTCGGCAAAGGATTGGCGCTCCAAGCGCATCGTCCTGGCCGGCGACGGCGTTGGGTTCTCGTTCCACGAGACCACCATCAATGCGGACTCGGTGAGCGAATTCCACTACCGCCATCATGTCGAAGCGGTCTGGGTGGTGGACGGGTCCGGCACCCTGACCGATCTCGAGACCGGCCAGTCCTATCCACTGGCCCCGGGGACCATGTATCTGCTCAATGGTCATGAGCGCCACCGGGTGACCTGCGACGAGCAGTTGCGGATGCTGTGTGTGTTCAATCCGCCCGTCACCGGTCAAGAGGTTCATGACGAGTCCGGCGCCTACCCGGCAAGCGTCTCATGAGCGCGCCCAGCGTTGCGCCGCTGCGCGACACCTATCCCACCCGGCTGGACCATGCGGCCCAGCCCATCGCACGCATCGAGCCCACCGTGTGGGCCACGGAGTTCAGCGGACCATTGGACGCCGGCGCACTCGAGACGATGGATCGTCGCGGTTACCTGCTGCGGCCCTCGACGGTGGGGCCGGACTGGATACCGCCGCTGACCCAGGAGCTGGAACGCATCGGAAGCGCGCTGGGCGACGATCCCAGGATCATCCGCGAGCCCGGTGGCAGCGTGCGTTCCATCTTCCAGCCGCACCTGCTCAGCGAGGTGATCGAGGAGGTGCTCGGCCTGGATACGGTACTGCCGGTGGCGCGCCAGTTGCTGGGCAGCGACGTGTACCTGCATCAGGCCAGGATCAACGTGATGCCGGGCTTCGTCGGCACCGGCTTCTACTGGCATTCGGACTTCGAGACCTGGCACGCGGAAGACGGGATGCCGTCCATGCGGGCGGTGTCGTGTTCGATTTCGCTATCGGACAACTTCCCCTACAACGGTGCGCTGATGGTCATGCCGGGCTCACACCGGACCTTCTACCCGTGTGTCGGTCAGACTCCCGCCGACAACCACCGAAACTCTTTGGTGAAGCAGGAGCTCGGGGTTCCGGATCGGGCAACACTGACCGAGGCGGCCACCCGCTTCGGCATCGATCAGGCGGTGGGCACCGCCGGTACGGGGCTGTGGTTCGACTCGAACCTGATGCACGGCTCCGGTTCCAACATCACCCCTTTCCCACGCTCCAACGTCTTCCTGGTGTTCAACTCGGTGGAGAATCAACTCGGCCACCCATACGCCGCTGCGTCGCCGCGCCCCGAATACCTTGCCGCGCGGGAGGTTCAACCGCTGCGCTCCGGTCTCTGAGCAGCCGGCTCCGCCGCCTACTTGTCGCTGAGCGGCTGCAGCGGCCTCGGATCGTCCGCCACCTCGTTGGTGACCACCGGGCGTCGGAACGCCGAGGACACCAGGCGAAAGCGCAGCGTCGTATCTGACTGTCGGAACAGTGAATTCATCGCCGACATGGTTCCGCGCAGATCGTCGCGCGCGGTCAGGTAGGTCCACCGGTGCGGCTCGGGCAGCGCGAAGAACCGCTCGAAGAATCCGGGTACGTCGCGGGGCGGCATGCGCAGCAGCGCCTCCAGTCCGATCCGCCGGAACTGGTGGACCGCCAGCGCTGCGGGCGGCCACACGGCGCGCTGGGCGGCCGCCAATGCACGGCCGGGGCGCTGCGGCAGATTCGCGGCGATCGCGTCAGCCACCCGCGGGGCCAGATGCAGTGACGTCGCGAGGCTGAAGCCGGTGGCCGGGTGAACCAGCGGCGCTGACGCCCCGAAGGCCAGCACACCCCGTCCGCGGTGGCGGGGATGATCCACCCGGAACGAGACCCGTTCGGTGCGCGCCTGCTCAGCGGGCCTGATGCCGTAGGTCGCCAGCCGGGCGTGCAGTCGGCGGCGCAGCGTCGCCAGCGGCAGTCCGGGCCGGCGCGCCAACGACGTCTCCTCCGCCAGCACGTCACCGCCGCCCAGCGGCACCACGTACAGGAACGTCGGCCAGCCGTCTTCGCCGTGATCGGCCCGCCAGTCCATGAACAGCGCCTCGCCGGGGGCGGTGAGCGGGGCAGCGGTCTCCTCGTCGAGGATGACGCCGAACGCGGTCTGCTCAGCCGGCAGCCGCGGGGAGGGCGTCCGATCCAGCGGGCGCCATCGCCCGGCAGCGTCCACCACCACCGACGCGCGCAGCTGTGTGCCGTCGGCCAGTGCCACCACACCCGGTTCGGGTGAACCCACCGCGCGTCCGCGATGGAAACGCACGCCCGCGAGCTGGGCGCGCAGATGTGCCTGCAGGGCGGGAACGTCGAGGACGGCGTAATCCCAGCCCAGGCGGTGTTCGCCGATTGCCACCGCGCGGCCTGCAGCGCGCGCGGCCACCACCGTCTCGGGCAGATCGTGCGGTAATTCTCGCCACCACATGCCGTAGGTCGCAGTCCAGGACCGGTCAGGGGCGGGGTCCAGGACAGCGGTGTCCAGGCCGCGGTGTGCGCATGCGGAGGCCAGCGCCAACCCGGCGGGCCCCGCTCCAACCACCAGAACGTCCATCGGCTCCATCGTGCCTGGCCCGCTGGGATACGTACAGGGCAACCCCGGTGGGTACCCGGCCGTCAGGGACGGCGGAGGAGAAGCAGTTGGGCAAGGACACCGAGACGAAGATCTGCGCCGCGTGCGGGCGTCCGTTCCACAACCGCAAGAAGTGGCGGTCCCGGGGTCAGTGGGACCAGATTCTGTACTGCTCGCGCCGCTGCCGGGGTGCGGCGCGCTGAGGCGGCTACGTCAGGGTGTCCGCGAGCGCGGCGCCCAGCCGCCGGCCGGACAGCCAGGCCGACTCGACCCGTGGGGAGCCTGAGGCACACCAGGCATCACCGCAGATCCCCAGCGGACGCCCAGCGGTGGCCAGGCCGAATTCCGCGTCGCCATGGGTGTCTGCGGGTTTGGCGAACGTCCAGCGGTGGGCGTGGGTCCACGACGGCGCCGCGGTGATGTCGAGCAGCCGGGCCACGGCGGCGAGCACCGGCGCCACCGCGTCGTCCGGGCGGTCGAGGTGACTGCGGGCGCGGGCGGCGGTGGTGTGCGCGACCAGAACAGCAGCGCCGTCCCCGCGCCGCGCCCCGTCGTCGGCGATGAACGACACGTCGGGGTCGTCGTTGACGAACGCGGCGTCGGCCAAGGCCCAGCGCCGATCGGGCCACCCCGCCGCGACGGCGATCACCGGCTCGTACTCCACCCACTCGCTCGCATCAGGTGCGAGCCGCGCGGCTTGCGGATCGGGCATGGCCAGGACCACCGCGTCGTGGGTCAGTTCGTCGAGGGACTCGACTGCCGACTCCAGGCGCACCTCCGCGGGCAGCAGGTCGCGCACCAGCGAGCGCAGCCCGTCAGGGGTCGCGAAGCGCACCGGCCCGGTGGTGGCGTCGCCGCCATCCGGGGAGAGCACGTCGAAGGTGTCCGTCCACGGGCGCGTCAGCCCGCGGGCGGTCCACCCGTCGACGACGGCGGCGAAGTCCGGGTCTTTCACCGTGAAGTACGCGGCGCCCAGGTCCACGCGACGGCCGTGCAGCGTCGGTGACGCCATCCGTCCCCCGGGAGCCCGGCCCCGCTCGAAGATCTCGGCGGCGACGCCCCGCTCCGCAAGGGCCTGGGCGCAGGCCACCCCGGACAGACCCGCTCCGATGACTGCGACCCGTGGTGATGCCATGCCCGCGACAGTAGCCGGGCGCACCGGCGGGTCCGACCGGACGACGGTCGTGGTTGCCGGCGCTGCTCGAAAAACGACCGACGAGGCGGTGCCCGGCTAGTAAATTCCCGCCTCAGGAGGATTGTGATGGTGGGCTCCGGTACCGGCGTGTCGTTCGATCGGTGGAGTCGCGCTCTCGTCGGGGCGGCGCTGGGGGTCGGCATCGGGGACGGGTTCCTGCGGGTGGCCGGTGTCGGGCCCTCACTGCAGGACCGGCTGATCTGGGCCGCACCGTCACTGTGGACCGCACTGCTGCTACTCGGCTCCGGCGCCGCACTGGTCCTGCAGTCCACCCGCACACCGTCCGGGCGCTCGCGGATCGGGCGGGCCCTGGGCGTGTCGACGGGTGTCGGTGCCACGGTGTTGCTCGCCGCCTCGGTGTCCGCGGGGCCGTTCGAGCACGAGAACGGCCTGCCGAG from Mycolicibacterium tokaiense includes the following:
- a CDS encoding DUF2256 domain-containing protein, which encodes MRRPAPTRRAPLQPPERPSAPSCLARWDTYRATPVGTRPSGTAEEKQLGKDTETKICAACGRPFHNRKKWRSRGQWDQILYCSRRCRGAAR
- a CDS encoding NAD(P)/FAD-dependent oxidoreductase, with product MASPRVAVIGAGLSGVACAQALAERGVAAEIFERGRAPGGRMASPTLHGRRVDLGAAYFTVKDPDFAAVVDGWTARGLTRPWTDTFDVLSPDGGDATTGPVRFATPDGLRSLVRDLLPAEVRLESAVESLDELTHDAVVLAMPDPQAARLAPDASEWVEYEPVIAVAAGWPDRRWALADAAFVNDDPDVSFIADDGARRGDGAAVLVAHTTAARARSHLDRPDDAVAPVLAAVARLLDITAAPSWTHAHRWTFAKPADTHGDAEFGLATAGRPLGICGDAWCASGSPRVESAWLSGRRLGAALADTLT
- a CDS encoding PQQ-dependent sugar dehydrogenase, which codes for MISAVRTLVSTMAALLVVSCAESPTSHSEPPGQGVTDVATGLAVPWGIAFLPDGSALIAERNTGAIMHRLPTGAVTEAGRVADVQARGEGGLLGLATTGSTVYAYVTTGSDNRVVRVDFDGSALGAQTPILTGIPAGSIHDGGRIAFGPDGKLYVATGERGTPELAQDLSSLGGKILRINPDGSIPADNPDPQSPVWSYGHRNVQGLAWDPAGRMWATEYGARTWDELNLIQPGGNYGWPTVEGRAGRDGLIDPVLQWSTDEASPSGLAYHAGSLWVAALRGQRLIRIPVAADGALGPSSPLFVNQFGRLRTVVGAPDGSLWFTTSNRDGRGDARDGDDRILQFRE
- the thpD gene encoding ectoine hydroxylase is translated as MSAPSVAPLRDTYPTRLDHAAQPIARIEPTVWATEFSGPLDAGALETMDRRGYLLRPSTVGPDWIPPLTQELERIGSALGDDPRIIREPGGSVRSIFQPHLLSEVIEEVLGLDTVLPVARQLLGSDVYLHQARINVMPGFVGTGFYWHSDFETWHAEDGMPSMRAVSCSISLSDNFPYNGALMVMPGSHRTFYPCVGQTPADNHRNSLVKQELGVPDRATLTEAATRFGIDQAVGTAGTGLWFDSNLMHGSGSNITPFPRSNVFLVFNSVENQLGHPYAAASPRPEYLAAREVQPLRSGL
- a CDS encoding ectoine synthase, giving the protein MIVRTTHEITGTDRDVSAKDWRSKRIVLAGDGVGFSFHETTINADSVSEFHYRHHVEAVWVVDGSGTLTDLETGQSYPLAPGTMYLLNGHERHRVTCDEQLRMLCVFNPPVTGQEVHDESGAYPASVS
- a CDS encoding lycopene cyclase family protein gives rise to the protein MDVLVVGAGPAGLALASACAHRGLDTAVLDPAPDRSWTATYGMWWRELPHDLPETVVAARAAGRAVAIGEHRLGWDYAVLDVPALQAHLRAQLAGVRFHRGRAVGSPEPGVVALADGTQLRASVVVDAAGRWRPLDRTPSPRLPAEQTAFGVILDEETAAPLTAPGEALFMDWRADHGEDGWPTFLYVVPLGGGDVLAEETSLARRPGLPLATLRRRLHARLATYGIRPAEQARTERVSFRVDHPRHRGRGVLAFGASAPLVHPATGFSLATSLHLAPRVADAIAANLPQRPGRALAAAQRAVWPPAALAVHQFRRIGLEALLRMPPRDVPGFFERFFALPEPHRWTYLTARDDLRGTMSAMNSLFRQSDTTLRFRLVSSAFRRPVVTNEVADDPRPLQPLSDK
- the ectA gene encoding diaminobutyrate acetyltransferase, which codes for MDDTERRRSDGGEGVAQSWTSRPRNATAEHNSWSSFLRHPTDTDASDMQALVAGTGILDVNSTYAYLLLASDFAETCIIARRDDEVCGLVTGYHPPSRPEVLFVWQVAVAERARGTGLAVTMLDELVRRVRDARQGHPITVETTVAPTNVPSRALFGAFARRHGVPLVEKPRFAAAQFGSDGAHEDEPTLRIGPILAAVPG
- a CDS encoding NAD(P)/FAD-dependent oxidoreductase, with product MTIPKRPRVLIIGGGFGGLFCARRLARADVEITLLDRAASHLFQPLLYQCATGKLSIGHISRPLREEFSGRANVRALLGEAIELDPDRRTVTALRPDETTFTIDYDVVVLAVGMQQSYLGNERFAEWAPGMKTLDDALEIRQRVLIAFEIAETLPPGPERASWLTFAVAGGGPTGVELAGQIREMATRTLANEFHHIDPGEARVLLFDGGQRVLKSFAPELSEKATASLRELGVEMHLGVHVTDVRRDGATVTPKNGDPSVEFSTRTVLWTAGVEAVPFARHVADVLGAATDRSGRIEVEPDLSVAGHPEVFVIGDLAGRDNLPGVAENAMQGGLHAARCIRRDLAGRPRRRYRYHDLGSAAYISHRNALLQLGPLRVAGGLGWLAWGLIHIAFLTGVKNRVSTISTWLAYIARPGRYHRAFMLGAADRPEQRYTYSNWDPDEPVHDVRAPLRTAANATASPKEEGAHVQKP
- a CDS encoding MFS transporter, whose product is MVREEGTPDGSASASVPAPPKRDVRRAIAASAIGNATEWFDYGIYAYGVTYISAAMFPGDTQRSTLLALMTFAVSFLMRPLGGFVWGPLGDKLGRKRVLAMTILLMAAATFCVGLVPSYASIGFWAPVLLVVLRMVQGFSTGGEYGGAATFMAEYAPSRRRGLLGSFLEFGTLAGFSAGALLMLTVSLVLPDDQMQEWGWRVPFLIAAPLGLIGFYLRSKLQESPVYRELEESGQDENVSSGFRSLVTQYRGPIVRLAGLVVALNVVNYTLLSYMPTYLETSIGLSTDMSLVIPIIGQLAMMVFLPFAGLLSDRVGRKPLWWVSLVGLFVAVVPMFMLMSTGPIGALIGFAVLGLLYVPQLATISATFPALFPTQVRFAGFAIAYNVSTSIFGGTAPAVNEWLVGETGNNLWPAFYMMASCVVGALALIRMPETARCPINGTEVPGTADAPPPEEYELADGGR
- the ectB gene encoding diaminobutyrate--2-oxoglutarate transaminase, encoding MTAQSIAVPTLESPIAEVFASVESEVRSYCRNWPTTMVTAQGSWITDSTGRRYLDFFAGAGALNYGHNNPLLKQALIDYLVNDGIVHSLDMATAAKADFLETFDQLILQPRGLDYKVQFPGPTGANSVEAALKLARKVTGRESIISFTNAFHGMTLGALSVTGNSMKRAGAGIPLVHATPMPYDNYFGGITEDFLWFERVLDDFGGGLNTPAAVIVETVQGEGGLNVARPEWLRALADLCRRRDILLIVDDVQMGCGRTGPFFSFEDAGIVPDIVTLSKSISGYGLPMALTLLRRDLDVWSPGEHNGTFRGHNPAFVTATVALKNYWETANFAEETKTKGDYLRRRLEGIADAHPGVSTRGRGMAQGLKFDDESSAAAVCRRSFEHGLLMETSGPRDEVVKLLPALTTSIDDLDTGLDVLAESLATVASS